The Megalobrama amblycephala isolate DHTTF-2021 linkage group LG10, ASM1881202v1, whole genome shotgun sequence DNA segment GTTTCTCTTGGAATCATAGGAGCTGTTGGAATTCTTTGGTTTGTCCTTTGGTCTTGCTTAGTCAGTAACAGTCCCAGTTCACACAAAAGGATAACAGAGGCTGAGAAGATGTACATAATGGcatctttaaaaaatgaagtAGGCAACGTTACAGTGCTTTATGTTGGAATCTTTATTCTACAACCAGGTAGTTTTTGACTCATTAATTGACTGTATGTATTATAATGTGTCATTTCCTGCTGCAGCTGTCGCCAACCACAGATTACATCCCATGGACATCAATCCTCAAGTCTTTGCCATTATGGGCCATAGTTGTGGCACACTTTTCCTACAACTGGACATTTTACACCCTGCTGACTCTCTTACCCACCTACATGAATGATATTCTTGGATTCAGCATCCAGCAGGTGAGTGCAAAGCAGGGCTGATTATCTGAACAATTtgcattttattacatttattttaatgttttgaatgctttttacttttacttatCTTCGTCTTCCAACATAAAAAAGATTTGTATGTTGGGGTCGGTAACATttttgggtcccactttatataaagtggccttaactactatgtacttacatcaaaaataagtacaatgtacttattgggttaatattgaattgcaaaacacttttgctgcttttgaggtgggatacgggtaaggttagggaaagctttggtggtatgggtaggtttaagggtaggggtaaggtgtgaggaatgggtcaacagtgtaattataaatgtaattacagaaattaattacagatgtaattacatgcaggtgtttttaaaatataaatacaatgtaaaaacatgtatgtacacagtaagtgcattgtatcaaatgattaatttaaatgtaagtacatagtagctaaggccacttaatataaagtgggacccattttcgtatacatatatttttaaaagcagtCTCTTACATGCaccaggctgcatttatttgatccaaaatacagttaaataataatattatgaaaatattataaaattactgttttattttaatgtcatttattcctgtgatcgtAAAGCTGAatcttcagcatcattactccagtcttcactgtcacatgatccttcagaaatcattctaatatgctgatttgctgctcaagaaacatttctcattggTATCAATGTTGTAGGCAGTTGTGCTGCCTAATTTTATTTGCAGAAACCACGATACATTcagaatttttaaataaatttaatgttcaaaagaacagcatttattaaatattgaaatattttgtaacaatataaatgtattcACTGACACTTTTgagcaatttaatgcatcattgctaAAAAAGTAACAACATATGAcacatactgaccccaaaattttgaatggtagcgtttttaaagctgcagtctgtaacttttttttttttttttttgttaaaaatgatccaaaatcaatttttgagcaagtacataaccagccagtgttcaaaactatctccttaccttagcccaattcacaacggtaagcctgtaataatgttttataataaaattggtactggtgggtttccgtgggaaattcgagcatgtaGCCGTTCATCTTTGGGTCATTACATCACGTCTGATTACATAAAGAACGactcccagctagtaggctatatggcatgtgaggatgctgctggtagtggatcatttatagccttttctcacagcagctggaataattaaacaaatggTGGATTGTTAATTGTGAACTCATTGTGTGTCATTCTCAGAATGGAATGCTCTCAGCTCTGCCCTACCTTGGTTGTTGGTTGCTGGCTTTGCTGGGTGGACAACTGGCAGACTTCCTGAGAGAGAGATGTCTCATTCGCACTGTAATTGTGCGCAAGGCTTTCACTATAGTTGGTAAGGCATTCGTAGACCCTTTACACACTGTGTTATGCTGAACAGTGCACATTTGCAGAAATGTTGATGGGATGATTGAACTAGTGCTGTTAGGTGTGTCAATGCTTTAAATAAATCAGtgtgtatgtttttaatgttccaGGAATGGTGGGACCAGCCGTCTTCCTGGTGGCTGCTGGCTACACTGGCTGTGACTACTTCTTGGCCATTGCCTTCCTCACCGTCTCTTCCTCTCTAGGGGGCATTTCAGCATCTGGATTTAACATCAACCATTTGGATATTGCTCCCTCGTAAGACAAGAATGACATTTGTTGGCAGTCATATAAGTTTTATGGTTTAGGAGAACTGTACATGCATGAAATCCATATCATAAGTTAGTTATGGTTGCAACATTGTATAAAGTGCCCCTGCACTTTCTGATAAAATgttatcaatgtttttttttttttctttcttcacagCTATGCTGGGATATTGCTTGGGATCACAAACTCATTTGCCACTATACCTGGAATGGTGGGCCCAGTAATAGCGAGATCTCTGACCAAATCTGTAAGTTACAATTTCTtgcctttatttatatatttcaagaCTGTATTATGTTATGTTCTACCTAAACTAGGAAAGGTGCTGAAAggagggcttttttttttttttttaaatactatgCGTATTGCTGATATAAGGCTGGTCCTATGTTCATTAAAAAACTCTTAACATAAATCAGAATATTCATAACATAAAATGCTTCATTACAAGATAAATCCATTTTTCATGTACTTTACATCACTGTTCAGCTCCTAATTAACAATGATTTTGACTGGTTTGTGACAATGGAGTAACAAATGCCTAAATATTGTGTTTTAATCTAGAACACCATTCCAGAGTGGCAAACTGTCTTCTACATCTCTGCAGCGATCAATATATTTGGAgcagttttcttcacaatatttgGCAAGGGCACAGTCCAGCCTTGGGCTGTCCAGAGAATAAACATCCAATGAAACATATCTACCATTAGCCATTTCCAAAAGGAGAAAGGGACATATCTGTTGTAAATTCCATAGAAATCCTATAGATAATTGCATATGATTTGCAAACTAATGAATATTGCACAATCcaatgttgttattttttcaAACATACCAATTGGTAAATCTGTATTCGTTAACACATCAGTAGTTTTTAAGATAATTTAAGATAATTTTCTCTACCCCCCCCAATGAAAGTATGATAAATGAAATGGGTGAAGGGAATATTACACATACGTATCAATATGGTACATTCAGTCATGATAAGGAGAAAAGGTTTAATCACACTACCATTGTCTAATTCGTAAACAAAACACTCATGAGCTGAGCCTGTTTAGTGAATCAAATGCCTGTATGAATCAGTCAGAGAGGTTCATTAAATAATCTCACTCACAACATGTCCAACTCATGAATTGGTTTGAACTACtcaaagggaaagttcacccaaaaaataaattctCTCATTTACTTCATCCTtaagttgatggaccccattgacttacatatatatatattaaaaaaatactatggaagtcaaaggggtccatcaactgtttggtttctgacattcttcaaaatatcttcttttgtgttcagcagaagaaagaatttcctacaggtttggaacaacttgagggtgagcaaatgacagaattttcatttttgggtgaactattcctttaaggctTGTGAGACCCAATGTAGTTCACTTGTAAGACCTACATTGATTTACTTCTGTTCTGCTGAAAACTTAAATATCTGTTTGGCAACAGAGCGCTGAATGCAGCAAATGCAATAAGAATGGCATTTTCCCctcaaatacattaaaataatcgTTAAGGAATGGGAATCTTTTACGTTGATCATCCCTATGAAATATGCCTTATTGTAGGCCTATGATTAGCACAACATGCCTTAACCATGCTCAAGGAATAGGCCAACAAgggagattttattttaattaatgtctGGTTTTAACATTTTAGTCTTTTTGTACAGTATACCTGaattatgtttacatttttatttctttgttttgtgcAATCGTTAAAACAAAATGACGTTTGTTGATCTTTCAACTGTCAAGACACTGCAATACATGCTTCATCACCTGTCAAATAAgtgtaaatttaataaaattattgcattcgtttattttgttgatgtatttatttttaggaTTATAACTTCTATGTCGCCGAATAATTAACTGCGTCACCTATGTAACCATCGCAGCAGTTTGCGCACCTGACACCTTTAAAGCCAATGCGTTACCAACTCTATTAACCTTTTTCCTTTCCGGTCCCTCTATTCCAAATGAGTGTTTCTTTGCGATAGCAGTCCGAACTCAAGCATCTCCGTGACTGATGTAAGCAGCAATGTTGTTCTCGTCTGCGCATGCACAGTTGCGTCGGGTCTGTATAATAACAAGATCAGACGCGCCGCTCAGCCTCTTCAGCACCGTTCCTGTGTCCCGAACACACGCGCAGGTACAGTACCGCACATTCACACGCATCTTTATCTGCGAATTAAAAACTAAACCAATCAAACGTGTCCGTGATTAAAGTATTATATCGTCTCGGTATTTATGTCTTCAAAATAATTGCCTTTTGTAATAGACCTTACTGATGCTTGCATTCGACATTGCGCTAGAAACAGACTGGGAAAGTGAGAACATGGCGGCAGCTGCAGAGGAAGGGATTGCACTATTAAATCCCCTAGACATCTAAATGATCTCTTCGCCTGCTCTTCGTAGACGACTAAAATTGCAATGTTTCTGAGCAAATTAACACCAAAATGAACAGCTTTCTGAAGTCATGTTGGGCTGATTCGATTGTCACGCATAAAAGGAATAATTTAAAGTGCTTTTTAAAGAATGCGTCTCTGTTAGATAACCTCTAACAGATAACCTAACAAGAATAGCCCATCTGTTAACCTCTCAAGTTAAGCTGGGAATTAGCTTCCTTACTCTAATGGCAGTTCAGCTCTTGCCTTTAAGGAACCTCTTGGAATTCTGTTCCAGACGAATTACTGATCAGCTCATTTGAAATGATGCTGATGCAATAATCTTACAAGCTGAGTTCATGATGCAGCTTAATCTTAATGCACTACCTTAAAATTGAATATGAATTATAGCTTAAACAGCTGCTCCgatatttcttttctttaaacaaTATAGGATACATGAGTGGCTCACAAATGGCTGCCAGTCTTTTAAATCAGTAGGCGAATCTTTACAAAATGGAGGTCTGCAGGACAAAGATGTACCAGGCATAAAGAAAGGCATGCTCAGTCCTTTAAAGCAGTTGCTAGTTACTTGGCAGAGCTAGAAGCCTAAATAGCCCAAAACAATACTGCTGATCTGAAGTTAAAAAAGGAGATAATGTAGTGAATACCGTATTTGTTAATCAAATTTCTTTATCTGCATTGCGTTCAGTGTCCATTGAGTGAAATTCAaataagacatttaaaatatggTATTTGCATAGGTAATTACATAGATTACTGCAGccaagaaatatatttctgtcagTGTTTACCTGTATGTCTCGTGTGGTTTACTTTAGCAGAACACCAGAGGGGAATTTTTGATGACTGTGTAGGTTGGTCTTTTCCATGAGGATTTTCAAGGCTTTACTTCTTCAGTTCCCTATTTTTGTCATTCATTGGAAAAGAATGACCTGGACATTCTTTAAATTTCTCCTTTTATATTCTATAGAGGTCATACAAGTTTGGGACAGCATtgggtgaataaatgatttgaattttcattttggggtgtaCTATACTGTATTTTCAGATCTACTGAAGAACAGTACTTGTATTTGAATAGGTACTTCTTTAGTCCTTGGAATTAGTGGGTTTTAAATTGCATAAAAAGCTTCCTTTAGCAGGGATAACCTGTCTAACTTCGATTGTCTATTATAGAATTTGCACAGTAACTGTTTCTTGGTGTCTGTGAAAAGCTTTACAGATACATTGgcactttaaataaagcaatcaGCCATGGGAAAGGAGAAGCTCCACATCAATATTGTGGTTATTGGCCATGTGGATTCTGGAAAGTCCACTACGACTGGCCACCTTATCTACAAGTGTGGTGGGATTGACAAGCGAACGATTGAGAAGTTTGAGAAAGAGGCTGCAGAGGTAAGATGGAGATATTGGAGACATTAACTAATATATGATTAAAACAATTTTAGCAGTTCTATGATATGTTTATGTGCATCATTCCTAGATGGGAAAGGGCTCTTTTAAGTATGCCTGGGTGCTGGACAAGCTTAaagcagaaagagagagaggaatcACCATTGACATCTCCCTGTGGAAGTTTGAGACCAGCAAATACTACGTCACTATCATTGATGCTCCAGGACACAGggacttcatcaaaaacatgATCACTGGAACCTCACAGGTTAGGAGCTTAACAGGccacaaatatattttagtagctgctattcatttataaaaaataacccTTAACGTGTTTTCTGACCCTCAGGCAGACTGTGCCGTGCTGATTGTGGCGGCAGGTGTTGGGGAGTTTGAGGCTGGCATCTCAAAGAACGGTCAGACCAGAGAGCACGCTCTTCTCGCCTACACATTGGGTGTGAAGCAGCTGATTGTTGGTGTCAACAAGATGGATTCTACTGAACCCAGCTACAGCCAGAAGCGTTATGAGGAAATTGTGAAAGAAGTTAGCACCTACATCAAGAAGATTGGCTATAATCCTGACACTGTGGCATTCGTGCCCATCTCTGGCTGGAATGGAGATAACATGCTTGAGGCCAGTCCCAATGTAAGTATGACAAGGGAAATAAGTAATAAAGTTTCCCATAAGGTTGCACAATCGGTATAAAACCGAAatcacattttccatgttttggAGCTGCTCGGTTTGCAGTTAAATCTGCTCCACACAAATTCATCTCTGTATCGGCTCTGAGATTGGGTCGCTTATACCGTGCATTTGTGAACGCAACATATGGCAACCATCTTccttataaaacaaaaaagtcttGGTGCCAAAAGAGAAGCTCTAAGGGCTCCCTGTGGTGTTTTCACCAATATAAAAACTTGATGgtttaacatttgaaaatgaagaaagaCATAAATGAAATGTGATATTACAATAGTGATGcttattttgttacattttttttta contains these protein-coding regions:
- the slc17a5 gene encoding sialin, with amino-acid sequence MMEHSASDSETEDHDQPLLRRKDTGDIQKAPACFSSRYGLAFLSCYGFFVAYALRVNLSVAMVDMLKNRSSANTSSSVCPHHSSPVPKHNHTASVYDWDSETQGWILGSFFYGYILTQIPGGYLARKYGAKWLFGLGILCTVIFTLLTPVAADLGAGYLITVRILEGIGEGVSFPAMHAMWASWAPPLERSRLLTISYTGAQLGTVVALPLSGQICFYLDWTYVFYIFGAVGILWFVLWSCLVSNSPSSHKRITEAEKMYIMASLKNELSPTTDYIPWTSILKSLPLWAIVVAHFSYNWTFYTLLTLLPTYMNDILGFSIQQNGMLSALPYLGCWLLALLGGQLADFLRERCLIRTVIVRKAFTIVGMVGPAVFLVAAGYTGCDYFLAIAFLTVSSSLGGISASGFNINHLDIAPSYAGILLGITNSFATIPGMVGPVIARSLTKSNTIPEWQTVFYISAAINIFGAVFFTIFGKGTVQPWAVQRINIQ